Proteins from a single region of Allocatelliglobosispora scoriae:
- a CDS encoding glutamine synthetase family protein: MDRQQEFVLRTLEERDIRFVRLWFTDVLGTLKSVSVAPAELEAAFEEGIGFDGSAIEGFARVFESDMVAMPDPTTFQVFPFEGGASGESARMFCDILLPDGNASWADPRHVLRRSLSKAAEKGFTFYTHPEIEFFLLEDGPNDGSPPKPVDSGGYFDHTTHVVARDFRRQAVLALERIGISVEFSHHEVAPGQQEIDLRYADALTTADNIMTFRHVMKEVALSHGVRATFMPKPFTDQPGSGMHTHLSLFEGERNAFHDPADPHKLSDVAKAFIAGILTHAREFTAVTNQWVNSYKRLFPQQLADRITESPAYVCWGHVNRSALVRVPAYGKPNSARVEVRSIDSATNPYLAYAVLLGAGLKGIEEGYELPPGAEDDVWSLSNAERKAMGYEALPENLSEAIEVMAGSELVAEVLGEHVFDFFLRNKRAEWEEYRREVTPYERRRYLGAL; the protein is encoded by the coding sequence GTGGATCGTCAGCAGGAGTTCGTGCTCCGCACGCTCGAAGAGCGCGACATCCGTTTCGTCCGGCTGTGGTTCACCGACGTGCTCGGCACGCTGAAGTCCGTGAGCGTGGCCCCGGCCGAGCTGGAGGCCGCCTTCGAGGAGGGCATCGGCTTCGACGGCTCCGCGATCGAGGGGTTCGCCCGGGTCTTCGAGTCGGACATGGTCGCGATGCCCGATCCGACCACCTTCCAGGTCTTCCCCTTCGAGGGCGGCGCCTCCGGCGAGAGCGCCCGGATGTTCTGCGACATCCTGCTGCCCGACGGCAACGCGAGCTGGGCCGATCCGCGCCATGTGCTGCGGCGCTCGCTCTCCAAGGCCGCCGAGAAGGGCTTCACCTTCTACACCCACCCGGAGATCGAGTTCTTCCTGCTGGAGGACGGACCCAACGACGGCAGCCCGCCCAAGCCGGTCGACTCGGGCGGCTACTTCGACCACACCACGCACGTCGTCGCGCGGGACTTCCGCCGCCAGGCCGTGCTCGCGCTGGAGCGGATCGGCATCTCGGTCGAGTTCAGCCACCACGAGGTCGCCCCCGGCCAGCAGGAGATCGACCTGCGCTACGCCGACGCGCTGACGACCGCCGACAACATCATGACCTTCCGGCACGTGATGAAGGAGGTGGCGCTCTCGCACGGCGTCCGGGCCACCTTCATGCCGAAGCCCTTCACCGACCAGCCCGGCAGTGGCATGCACACGCACCTCTCGCTCTTCGAGGGTGAGCGCAACGCCTTCCACGACCCGGCCGACCCGCACAAGCTCTCCGACGTGGCGAAGGCGTTCATCGCCGGCATCCTCACCCACGCCCGCGAGTTCACCGCCGTCACCAACCAGTGGGTCAACTCCTACAAGCGGCTCTTCCCGCAGCAGCTCGCCGACCGGATCACCGAGTCGCCGGCCTACGTCTGCTGGGGGCACGTCAACCGGTCGGCGCTGGTGCGGGTGCCCGCCTATGGCAAGCCCAACTCGGCCCGGGTGGAGGTGCGCTCGATCGACAGCGCCACCAACCCCTACCTCGCCTACGCGGTGCTGCTCGGTGCCGGTCTGAAGGGCATCGAGGAGGGCTACGAGCTGCCGCCCGGCGCCGAGGACGACGTGTGGTCGCTCTCCAACGCCGAGCGCAAGGCGATGGGCTACGAGGCGCTGCCGGAGAACCTCAGCGAGGCGATCGAGGTGATGGCGGGCTCCGAGCTCGTCGCGGAGGTGCTCGGCGAGCACGTCTTCGACTTCTTCCTGCGCAACAAGCGCGCCGAGTGGGAGGAGTACAGGCGCGAGGTGACGCCCTATGAGCGGCGGCGCTACCTCGGCGCGCTGTAG
- a CDS encoding M23 family metallopeptidase: MRLNVLLRAAATLVLGVTGTLLLGTPAHAAPSFQLPFPCGQTWSGNSSGSSAHVSWEIDFNRGSTPTADLGDTVVAAAAGTVEVSAHQGEVNGYGNLIVINHGGGYYTYYAHLDARAVSAGQAVLRGQAIGALGNTSRTGNNISPHLHYEVRYPDRSQSHIIKSVFNGSTFPYNVGSVTSNNCATSYDPAAECGAGFQMTDSVKLGSAGTVNLLWKGSTSQNCVITLKMASVGTPTATSAFLEPQGASRTTDSGSFSYFAGPVIRTAPNCVKWGGSAGGTSYTSPFEHC; this comes from the coding sequence ATGCGATTGAACGTCCTGCTCCGTGCCGCCGCCACCCTCGTGCTCGGCGTCACCGGAACCCTGCTCCTCGGCACACCAGCGCACGCGGCACCGTCGTTCCAGCTCCCGTTCCCCTGCGGGCAGACCTGGTCGGGCAACAGCAGCGGCAGCAGCGCCCACGTCTCGTGGGAGATCGACTTCAATCGCGGGTCGACCCCCACCGCCGACCTGGGCGACACCGTCGTCGCGGCGGCTGCGGGAACCGTCGAGGTCTCCGCGCACCAGGGCGAGGTCAACGGCTACGGCAACCTCATCGTCATCAACCACGGCGGCGGCTACTACACCTACTACGCGCACCTCGACGCCCGGGCCGTGAGCGCGGGCCAGGCGGTGCTGCGCGGCCAGGCGATCGGCGCCCTCGGCAACACCAGCCGCACCGGCAACAACATCAGCCCGCACCTGCACTACGAGGTGCGCTACCCGGACCGGTCGCAGTCGCACATCATCAAGTCGGTCTTCAACGGGAGCACCTTCCCCTACAACGTCGGCTCGGTGACGAGCAACAACTGCGCCACCTCCTACGACCCCGCCGCCGAGTGCGGTGCGGGCTTCCAGATGACCGACTCGGTGAAGCTCGGCAGCGCCGGCACGGTCAACCTGCTCTGGAAGGGCTCCACCAGCCAGAACTGCGTGATCACCCTGAAGATGGCGAGTGTCGGCACCCCCACCGCCACCAGCGCCTTCCTCGAACCACAGGGCGCATCACGCACCACCGACTCCGGCAGCTTCTCCTACTTCGCCGGGCCCGTCATCCGGACCGCGCCGAACTGCGTCAAGTGGGGCGGCAGTGCGGGCGGCACGAGTTACACCTCCCCCTTCGAACACTGCTGA
- a CDS encoding M23 family metallopeptidase yields the protein MIGKTLRLTLAAVVAGAAIIIPSAPALAAPVFKVPFPCGQVWSGQTRSDHSPAYAVDFNRTNDDGDPVVASAPGTVDVVANLGSTSYGKYVRINHGNGWTTYYAHLSSFNTSVGAVVGYGKVIGYVGTTGGSTGPHLHYEQRSGGNDVQVKFDGATALYWGTKNYTSTNACSGSSTGAGTVNTAGSPLTIRSGPGTGYSSVGTVADGAGVTIYCQTSGTTVTGTYGTSSIWDRIGTGKFISDAYVYTGYDGYIPGVPRC from the coding sequence ATGATTGGCAAGACTCTCCGGCTCACCCTCGCCGCGGTCGTCGCCGGTGCGGCGATCATCATCCCCAGCGCCCCGGCGCTCGCCGCGCCCGTCTTCAAGGTCCCCTTCCCCTGCGGGCAGGTCTGGTCCGGCCAGACCCGCTCCGACCACAGCCCCGCCTACGCGGTCGACTTCAACCGCACCAATGACGACGGTGACCCGGTCGTCGCCAGCGCTCCCGGCACGGTCGACGTCGTCGCCAACCTGGGCAGCACGAGCTACGGCAAGTACGTCCGGATCAACCACGGCAACGGCTGGACGACCTACTACGCCCACCTGAGCAGCTTCAACACCTCCGTCGGCGCCGTGGTCGGCTACGGCAAGGTGATCGGCTACGTCGGCACCACCGGCGGATCCACCGGACCCCACCTGCACTACGAGCAGCGCTCCGGCGGCAACGACGTGCAGGTCAAGTTCGACGGCGCCACCGCGCTCTACTGGGGCACCAAGAACTACACCAGCACCAACGCCTGCTCGGGCAGCTCGACCGGCGCGGGCACGGTCAACACGGCGGGCTCGCCGCTGACGATCCGCTCCGGCCCGGGCACGGGCTACTCCTCCGTCGGCACGGTCGCGGACGGCGCGGGGGTCACGATCTACTGCCAGACATCGGGTACGACGGTGACGGGCACCTACGGCACCAGCAGCATCTGGGACCGGATCGGCACCGGCAAGTTCATCTCGGACGCCTACGTCTACACCGGATACGACGGTTACATCCCCGGCGTACCGCGCTGCTAG
- a CDS encoding oxidoreductase — protein sequence MIDSPKVWFITGASRGLGAAVVTEALARGHRVVATGRDADAVRRAFPAADSLLALALDVTDEQSVQAAVGAAVEHFGRIDVLVNNAGRGLIGAVEEVSDSAARAVFDTNVFGVLTVQRAVLPTLRAQGSGHVINISSVGGFARAAPGWGLYASTKFALEGLTEALNAELVPLGINVTIVEPGGFRTDFLDGSSLHIEPTVIDDYAATSGLTRGIPAEHNHAQRGDPAKAAIAIVDLTEATDPPLRLQLGADSVARIEAKLALVHTELETWRKVALATDHDDVV from the coding sequence ATGATCGATTCTCCGAAAGTCTGGTTCATCACCGGAGCATCGCGCGGCCTGGGTGCGGCCGTCGTCACCGAGGCACTGGCTCGCGGCCATCGGGTCGTCGCCACCGGCCGGGACGCCGACGCCGTCCGGCGCGCCTTTCCTGCCGCCGACTCGCTGCTCGCCCTCGCCCTCGACGTGACCGACGAGCAGAGCGTCCAGGCGGCGGTCGGCGCGGCCGTCGAGCACTTCGGCCGGATCGACGTGCTGGTCAACAATGCCGGGCGCGGGCTGATCGGTGCGGTCGAGGAGGTCTCGGACAGCGCTGCCCGGGCGGTCTTCGACACCAACGTCTTCGGCGTACTCACCGTGCAGCGGGCGGTCCTGCCGACCCTGCGAGCGCAGGGCTCCGGGCACGTCATCAACATCAGCTCCGTCGGCGGCTTCGCCCGTGCCGCACCCGGCTGGGGCCTCTACGCCTCGACGAAGTTCGCCCTCGAAGGGCTGACCGAGGCGCTCAACGCCGAACTGGTGCCGCTCGGCATCAACGTCACGATCGTCGAGCCGGGCGGGTTCCGGACAGACTTCCTCGACGGGTCCAGCCTGCACATCGAGCCGACCGTGATCGACGACTACGCGGCCACGTCCGGCCTGACGCGGGGGATCCCGGCGGAGCACAACCACGCTCAGCGCGGCGACCCGGCCAAGGCGGCGATCGCGATCGTCGACCTCACCGAGGCCACCGATCCGCCGCTGCGCCTGCAGCTGGGCGCCGACTCGGTGGCCCGGATCGAGGCGAAGCTGGCTCTGGTCCACACGGAGCTGGAGACGTGGCGCAAGGTGGCCCTCGCCACCGACCACGACGACGTGGTCTGA
- a CDS encoding 3-methyladenine DNA glycosylase produces the protein MDPTVLDAVVWRARRAAHEARVDSWLGQHRDRRQRGAKHPVEDFLFTYYSQRPAQLRRWHPGAGIVLAGGETARDYIEVADGVMIDPAVIERRRESIAWIAALLGETAARPAQFGCFGLHEWAMVYRQQPDEVRHNSWPLRLSPPSLAQVVEDRGVRCTHFDAFRFFTPPARSLNVLTPTRQSQPELEQPGCLHANMDLYKWAYKLAPLVPSELTADCFELTREIRALDMQASPYDLADLGYPPVRIETPEGRAEYAARQRTFAERAAPLRQRLIAACTALLAVSSPA, from the coding sequence GTGGATCCGACAGTGCTGGATGCGGTGGTGTGGCGAGCGCGCCGGGCCGCCCATGAGGCGCGCGTGGACTCGTGGCTGGGGCAGCACCGCGACCGCCGGCAGCGCGGCGCGAAGCACCCGGTCGAGGACTTCCTCTTCACCTACTACTCCCAGCGCCCGGCACAGCTCCGCCGCTGGCACCCGGGCGCGGGGATCGTGCTGGCGGGTGGCGAGACCGCCCGCGACTACATCGAGGTCGCCGACGGTGTGATGATCGACCCGGCCGTGATCGAGCGGCGCCGGGAGTCGATCGCGTGGATCGCCGCGCTGCTCGGCGAGACCGCCGCCCGCCCGGCCCAGTTCGGCTGCTTCGGCCTGCACGAGTGGGCGATGGTCTACCGCCAGCAGCCCGACGAGGTCCGCCACAACTCCTGGCCGCTGCGCCTGTCACCGCCGTCGCTGGCCCAGGTCGTCGAGGACCGGGGGGTACGCTGCACGCACTTCGACGCCTTTCGCTTCTTCACTCCCCCGGCCCGGTCCCTCAACGTGCTGACCCCGACGAGACAGTCCCAGCCGGAGCTGGAGCAGCCGGGCTGCCTGCACGCGAATATGGATCTCTACAAGTGGGCCTACAAGCTCGCCCCGCTGGTCCCGAGCGAGCTGACGGCGGACTGTTTCGAGCTGACCCGCGAGATCCGCGCCCTGGACATGCAGGCGAGCCCCTATGACCTGGCCGATCTCGGCTACCCCCCGGTGCGGATCGAGACCCCCGAGGGCCGCGCCGAGTACGCCGCCCGCCAGCGGACCTTCGCCGAGCGCGCGGCTCCGCTGCGACAGCGCCTGATCGCAGCCTGCACCGCTCTCCTGGCCGTCTCCTCGCCCGCGTGA
- a CDS encoding fumarylacetoacetate hydrolase family protein: MRIARFVHSGGMSFGVVEGEADAGAEALTVAAIDGHPFGEIKYTGQRWALADVRLLSPILPSKVVCVGRNYADHAAELGNAVPKEPLLFLKPTTSVIGPHDPIRIPPQSKQVEHEAELAVVIGATGARRVDRADAMKTVFGFTCANDVTARDIQKADVQFTRAKGFDSFCPLGPWITTGLDVTDLEVRCEVGRSADDMDVRQLGRTSQLVFDVATLVSYISHVMTLLPGDVILTGTPAGVGILAEGDIVSVKVEGLGSLTNPVLNL, translated from the coding sequence GTGCGTATTGCCCGGTTCGTGCACTCCGGTGGGATGTCCTTCGGCGTTGTGGAGGGCGAGGCCGACGCGGGCGCCGAAGCGCTCACCGTCGCCGCGATCGACGGACACCCCTTCGGTGAGATCAAATACACCGGGCAGCGCTGGGCCCTCGCCGACGTGCGGCTGCTCTCGCCGATCCTGCCGAGCAAGGTCGTGTGTGTCGGGCGCAACTACGCCGATCACGCCGCTGAGCTGGGCAACGCCGTGCCCAAGGAGCCGCTGCTCTTCCTCAAGCCGACCACCTCGGTGATCGGCCCGCACGACCCGATCCGCATCCCGCCGCAGTCCAAGCAGGTCGAGCACGAGGCCGAGCTCGCCGTGGTGATCGGCGCCACCGGCGCCCGCCGGGTCGACCGCGCCGACGCGATGAAGACCGTCTTCGGGTTCACCTGCGCCAACGATGTCACCGCGCGCGACATCCAGAAGGCCGACGTGCAGTTCACCCGGGCCAAGGGCTTCGACTCGTTCTGCCCGCTCGGCCCGTGGATCACCACCGGCCTCGACGTGACCGACCTGGAGGTCCGCTGCGAGGTGGGCCGCTCCGCGGACGACATGGATGTACGCCAGCTGGGCCGCACGTCACAGCTCGTCTTCGACGTGGCGACCCTCGTCTCCTACATCTCGCACGTGATGACGCTGCTGCCCGGTGACGTGATCCTCACCGGCACCCCCGCCGGCGTCGGCATCCTCGCCGAGGGCGACATCGTCTCCGTCAAGGTCGAGGGGCTGGGCTCGCTGACCAACCCGGTGCTCAACCTGTGA